A genomic stretch from Vulpes lagopus strain Blue_001 chromosome 11, ASM1834538v1, whole genome shotgun sequence includes:
- the LOC121471944 gene encoding olfactory receptor 4X2-like, translated as MGNTHNVTEFVFLGLSSNQDVQKVFFVLFLLLYIAVVLGNLLIVLIVMTSRRLGSPMYFFLSYLSFVEICYSSTTAPKLISDLLAERKAISLWGCMTQLFFMHFFGGTEILLLTVMAYDRYVAICRPLNYTVMMNWQVCAVLVGMAWVGGFVHSFAQILLIFRLPFCGPNVIDHYFCDLLPVLKLACSDTFLIGVLIVANGGTLSVISFGIILASYVVILLHLRTRSSEGRSKALSTCGSHITVVTLFFGPCIFIYLRPSTTLSVDKTVAVFYTVITPLLNPVIYSLRNAEVKKAMKKLWIRTMKLEEK; from the coding sequence ATGGGTAACACACACAATGTGACCGAATTCGTTTTTCTGGGACTTTCTTCCAATCAGGATGTACAGAAAGTTTTCTTTGtgctgtttctgcttttgtaCATAGCAGTTGTGCTGGGGAATCTCCTCATTGTGCTCATTGTCATGACCAGCAGAAGGCTTGGTtcccccatgtacttcttcctcagcTATCTATCCTTTGTGGAGATCTGCTACTCCTCTACGACAGCCCCCAAGCTCATCTCAGATTTGCTGGCTGAAAGGAAAGCAATTTCTTTGTGGGGCTGCATGACACAGCTTTTTTTCATGCACTTCTTCGGTGGCACTGAGATCCTCCTGCTCACtgtgatggcctatgaccgctatgtggccatctgtagGCCCCTCAACTACACCGTTATGATGAACTGGCAGGTATGCGCTGTCCTGGTGGGAATGGCATGGGTGGGAGGCTTTGTACATTCCTTTGCCCAAATCCTTCTGATCTTCCGCTTGCCCTTCTGCGGTCCCAATGTGATTGACCACTATTTCTGCGACCTGCTTCCTGTGCTCAAACTTGCCTGTTCTGACACCTTCCTCATTGGTGTGCTGATTGTTGCCAATGGGGGGACCTTGTCTGTGATCAGCTTTGGGATCATCTTAGCCTCCTACGTGGTCATTTTGCTCCATTTGAGGACTCGAAGCTCTGAGGGGCGGAGCAAGGCCCTCTCTACCTGTGGGTCCCATATCACTGTGGTTACCTTATTCTTTGGGCCATGTATCTTCATCTATCTGAGGCCTTCTACTACCTTGTCTGTAGACAAGACAGTGGCTGTGTTCTACACAGTGATCACCCCACTCCTCAACCCTGTCATTTACTCCCTAAGAAATGCTGAAGTGAAGAAGGCCATGAAGAAACTGTGGATCAGGACAATGAAGCTAGAAGAGAAATAG
- the LOC121471644 gene encoding olfactory receptor 4B1-like, whose translation MANTNNVTELIIIGLFQDPEVQRVCFVIFLLVYLATVVGNGLIVLTVNVSKSLHSPMYFFLSYLSLVEITYSSTVVPKFITDLLAKIKTISLEGCVAQIFFFHFFGVTEIFLLTVMAYDRYVAICKPLHYTTIMSRSVCRLLVAGSWIGGFFHSMVQIIITLQLSFCGPNVIDHYFCDLHPLFKLACTDTSVEGIIVLANSGLFSIFSFLLLVSSYIVILFNLRNHSAEGRRKALSTCASHIMVVLLFFGPAIFLYMRPPSTFTEDKLVAVFYTVVTPMLNPIIYTLRNAEVKNAMRRLWGKKVNSGMG comes from the coding sequence ATGGCGAATACAAATAACGTGACTGAGTTAATTATCATTGGTCTTTTCCAGGATCCAGAGGTGCAGAGAGTGTGTTTTGTGATATTTCTTCTCGTGTACCTGGCCACGGTGGTGGGCAATGGCCTCATTGTCCTGACAGTCAATGTCAGTAAGAGTCTGCATtcccccatgtacttcttccttagCTACTTGTCCCTGGTGGAGATCACGTACTCCTCTACTGTTGTCCCTAAATTCATCACAGACTTACTTGCCAAGATTAAAACCATTTCCCTGGAGGGCTGTGTAGCTCAGATATTCTTCTTCCACTTCTTTGGAGTCACTGAGATCTTCCTGCTTACGGtaatggcctatgaccgctatgtggccatctgcaaaccccTTCACTACACAACAATCATGAGCCGGTCTGTGTGTCGCCTTCTGGTGGCTGGTTCCTGGATTGGTGGTTTTTTTCACTCCATGGTTCAGATTATTATTACACTCCAGTTGTCTTTCTGTGGTCCCAATGTGATTGACCACTACTTCTGTGACCTCCATCCCTTATTCAAGCTTGCCTGCACTGACACTTCTGTGGAGGGGATTATTGTGTTGGCCAACAGTGggttattttctatcttttccttcctcctcctagTGTCCTCCTATATTGTCATCCTGTTCAACTTGAGGAACCATTCTGCAGAGGGGAGGCGCAAAGCCCTCTCCACCTGTGCCTCTCATATCATGGTGGTCCTTTTGTTCTTTGGACCTGCCATCTTTCTCTACATGCGACCTCCGTCCACCTTTACTGAGGACAAACTGGTGGCCGTGTTCTACACGGTTGTCACTCCCATGCTGAACCCCATCATCTACACACTCAGAAATGCAGAGGTGAAAAATGCCATGAGGAGGCTGTGGGGGAAGAAAGTAAACTCTGGGAtgggataa